One Streptococcus sp. zg-86 DNA window includes the following coding sequences:
- the asp1 gene encoding accessory Sec system protein Asp1, with protein MFHFIPAWYGHSRPWYDSTTVWYRGVSSIHFDDSINQMRMFQQTNEEIGMLVLNYMPNLRYFLHRYDLFEVSYWAVFDEIQNTHHIQPQILHFKEFQWPEGVEFIYTNFLVAVRQDKKLLAHVEFGEEAHLIYIQFFEADKPLKRLVFDDRGFLSSIVYYDEHGKEGYQDYLNATGEWQIRENLQTQEVVVNPTVAHRFLKERYRSIAEVIQEKVETYIGSLAAEDVLVLASSQQHNDLLLKVKGSHRLILSYFGERYPFHHRDSLLQDMKQADLIVVDRQKHKEQLQEYVSTPIEHISLFDARLNLGKSQRFRELFLYFLMDGMEEQDLLQYLEQIAHFMVEQEDVHLKMVSYQTNPVQEEAKRDWLEKVLASYDLDFFQLETGEEQVEAFEDDEEEVEIEEKRVSLEFLRSDLDIMNSLEESRLIIDLTGEPDLYTQIAGISAGIPQINSQPTEFVEHLKNGYLLSEPSELSLALHHYLVGLRNWNESLMYAAQKIAAYTSGSLVEKIKQSIGYHE; from the coding sequence ATGTTTCATTTTATCCCAGCCTGGTATGGGCATAGTCGCCCTTGGTATGATTCTACAACTGTCTGGTATCGTGGTGTTTCTTCGATTCATTTTGATGATTCAATCAACCAAATGCGGATGTTTCAACAGACAAACGAAGAGATAGGGATGTTGGTGTTAAATTATATGCCCAATCTTCGATATTTTCTTCATCGCTATGATTTGTTTGAAGTGTCTTATTGGGCTGTCTTTGACGAGATTCAAAACACCCATCATATCCAGCCACAAATCCTACATTTCAAGGAATTCCAATGGCCTGAAGGAGTAGAGTTTATCTATACAAATTTTTTGGTGGCTGTTAGACAGGACAAAAAGTTACTGGCGCATGTGGAGTTTGGTGAAGAAGCACATCTGATTTACATTCAATTTTTTGAAGCGGACAAGCCGTTGAAACGGCTCGTTTTTGATGACCGTGGCTTCTTGTCGAGTATCGTATACTATGATGAACATGGGAAAGAGGGCTATCAGGACTATCTAAATGCGACGGGAGAGTGGCAGATTCGGGAGAATTTACAAACACAAGAAGTGGTGGTTAATCCTACTGTAGCACATCGTTTTCTGAAAGAACGGTATAGATCGATTGCCGAAGTTATCCAAGAAAAAGTGGAGACGTATATAGGCAGCTTGGCTGCAGAAGATGTCCTAGTCCTTGCTTCCAGCCAGCAGCATAATGACTTGCTTTTGAAAGTCAAAGGTTCGCATCGGCTGATTCTATCGTATTTTGGTGAGCGTTATCCTTTTCATCACAGAGACTCCTTGCTTCAAGACATGAAGCAGGCTGATCTAATTGTAGTGGATAGACAGAAGCATAAGGAACAGTTGCAAGAATATGTTTCTACGCCAATTGAGCATATTTCTCTGTTTGATGCTCGCTTAAATCTTGGAAAGAGTCAGCGGTTTCGGGAATTATTTCTCTATTTCTTGATGGATGGTATGGAAGAACAGGACTTGTTGCAGTATTTAGAGCAGATTGCTCATTTTATGGTAGAACAGGAAGATGTTCATCTGAAAATGGTTAGTTACCAGACCAATCCAGTTCAGGAGGAAGCAAAGCGAGACTGGCTTGAGAAAGTATTGGCGAGCTATGACTTGGACTTTTTCCAATTGGAAACGGGGGAAGAGCAGGTTGAGGCCTTTGAAGATGATGAGGAAGAAGTAGAGATAGAAGAGAAGCGAGTGAGCTTAGAATTTCTACGCTCAGATTTAGACATTATGAATTCCTTAGAAGAAAGCCGTCTGATTATTGATTTGACAGGCGAGCCTGATTTATATACCCAGATTGCAGGCATTAGTGCGGGAATTCCACAGATTAATAGTCAACCAACTGAGTTTGTCGAACATCTAAAAAATGGTTATCTGCTATCGGAACCTTCTGAGCTAAGTCTAGCTTTGCACCATTATTTGGTAGGATTACGAAATTGGAATGAATCCTTGATGTATGCTGCTCAAAAAATTGCGGCCTACACCAGCGGTAGTTTGGTAGAAAAAATAAAACAAAGTATAGGATATCATGAGTAA
- the asp3 gene encoding accessory Sec system protein Asp3: MGHRIYWGKIGPETYLTGSILIPKNKTIQIENILIPSGTTMYKWSSSKNYQAAREQANLPLLTRDAVYHLHLSAEVTPSQSVYVRVNFYDRFNKAIDFTILRSSEEQFTYPHEAYYYDIELINAGCTKMIFHYLELEEVTLEKDREKPKALKILFWDQEVKDVLARSLYAKQADTLVLTEGADTLYFDKVNLEKVEQFITQYPRLPIYFIGSGPCGNFAALYHAMYFELGKAYVTNDMYAKEEYDRMISQIFEQEIDVDRFLERLSYKEKVIWYEELRIRDTLSFIVPSMNEIDYALLIPSTD, encoded by the coding sequence ATGGGACATCGAATTTACTGGGGGAAAATAGGACCTGAAACCTATTTGACGGGTTCGATTCTGATTCCAAAGAACAAGACAATTCAGATTGAAAATATCCTCATTCCCTCTGGAACCACCATGTATAAGTGGTCTTCATCGAAAAATTACCAAGCCGCTAGGGAACAGGCCAATCTGCCTTTACTCACAAGGGATGCTGTTTATCATTTGCATTTGTCAGCAGAGGTGACTCCTTCTCAGAGTGTTTATGTCCGAGTGAATTTTTATGATCGGTTCAACAAAGCAATTGATTTTACAATTTTAAGATCTTCTGAAGAACAGTTCACCTACCCTCATGAAGCCTACTACTATGATATTGAATTAATCAATGCTGGTTGTACGAAGATGATTTTCCATTATTTAGAATTGGAAGAAGTTACTCTTGAAAAAGATAGAGAGAAGCCAAAGGCTTTAAAAATTTTGTTTTGGGATCAGGAAGTGAAGGATGTGTTAGCTAGGAGTCTCTATGCTAAACAAGCAGATACCCTTGTGTTGACTGAGGGAGCGGATACTCTTTATTTTGACAAAGTAAATTTGGAAAAAGTCGAGCAGTTTATTACACAGTATCCCCGATTGCCCATTTACTTTATTGGAAGTGGTCCATGTGGAAACTTTGCGGCACTGTATCATGCCATGTATTTTGAGTTAGGCAAGGCTTATGTGACAAATGACATGTATGCAAAAGAAGAGTACGATAGGATGATATCGCAGATCTTTGAACAAGAAATTGATGTTGACCGTTTTTTGGAGCGCCTATCTTATAAGGAAAAAGTGATTTGGTATGAGGAGTTGAGGATACGGGACACACTATCTTTTATCGTACCTAGTATGAATGAAATAGACTATGCCTTGTTGATTCCCTCTACTGATTAA
- the secA2 gene encoding accessory Sec system translocase SecA2 codes for MTQNWFSLDYYRLKRLRRILKKINARSTEMAALTDRELQGKTAEFRERLAQGESLDSLLPEAFAVVREADRRILGMFPYDVQVLGAIVLHEGNLAEMKTGEGKTLTATMPLYLNALSGRGAMLVTTSGYLAKRDGTEMGEVFRFLGLTVGIAEGDDTKTKLTAKRKRQIYHSDIIYTTNGTLGFDYLIDNLATSAQGKYMRDFHYAIVDEADAVLLDTAQTPLVISGSPRLQSNLLTFADHFVLSLTKGEDYIFEEDKKEIWLTQKGIDVAEAYFSVDNFFSIENFDLVRRVTLALKAHYLFEKGKDYVVEPGKDGQEEVKLLDLGNGRILEGTKLQGGQHQALEAKERVKISDETRAMASITYQNLFLKFPVLAGMTGTGKTVEDEFVDTYNMEVIRIPTHRPILREDRKDLIYTTLPEKITASMQLIKQLHAKGQPMLIVTGSVRMSELYSEILLMESIPHSLLNAHNAAKEAQMIAEAGQIGAVTVATNMAGRGTDIKLGEGVAELGGLAVIGTERMANERMDLQMRGRSGRQGDPGFSQFFVSLEDDLLMKHGSEWCQEYFKKYRDSCNPLSPKQLSNRRFDKYLTQAQDKSEALGRSSRQTSLAYDESVKVQRETIYAQRNRLIYASQDEFHLLDVITGVIDDFLAQEEGSSEFTIKRFIFDNLSYHSSLIHQQIDYQNPKQVRSHLLQIAQEELERKKDFLKQDFGQFQRVSILKAIDEAWIEEVDYLQQLRVVVSARSTAQRNPIYEYHREALESYNRMKKEVYQLVVRHILLSEVSYNKKQEVEIYFA; via the coding sequence ATGACACAAAATTGGTTTTCTTTAGACTATTATCGTTTGAAACGATTGAGAAGGATATTGAAAAAAATCAATGCCAGAAGTACTGAAATGGCAGCTTTGACAGACAGAGAATTACAGGGAAAAACAGCGGAATTTAGAGAACGCCTTGCTCAAGGAGAAAGTTTAGACAGTCTGTTACCTGAAGCATTTGCAGTGGTTCGAGAGGCCGATAGGCGGATTTTGGGGATGTTTCCTTATGATGTCCAAGTGCTTGGAGCAATCGTTCTCCATGAAGGAAACTTAGCCGAAATGAAAACAGGGGAAGGCAAGACCTTAACAGCTACGATGCCTCTTTATTTAAATGCTCTGTCTGGGCGTGGTGCTATGCTGGTCACAACAAGCGGGTATCTGGCAAAACGCGATGGGACAGAGATGGGAGAGGTTTTCCGATTTTTAGGCTTGACGGTTGGGATTGCTGAGGGAGATGATACCAAGACAAAATTAACAGCCAAGCGTAAGCGCCAAATTTATCATTCAGATATTATCTATACGACGAATGGAACCTTGGGGTTTGATTATCTGATTGACAATCTGGCAACATCTGCTCAGGGGAAATACATGCGTGACTTTCATTATGCTATCGTTGACGAAGCAGATGCTGTCTTATTAGATACAGCCCAAACTCCTCTAGTCATCTCTGGTTCACCTCGTCTTCAGTCAAACTTATTAACCTTTGCGGATCATTTCGTCCTCAGCTTAACCAAAGGGGAGGACTATATCTTTGAAGAGGATAAAAAAGAAATTTGGCTAACCCAAAAGGGGATTGATGTTGCAGAAGCCTATTTTTCAGTGGATAATTTCTTTAGTATTGAAAATTTTGACCTGGTTCGTCGTGTGACTCTGGCCTTAAAAGCCCATTACTTATTTGAAAAAGGGAAAGACTATGTTGTGGAGCCTGGGAAGGATGGGCAAGAGGAGGTAAAATTACTCGATCTTGGTAATGGACGAATCTTAGAAGGAACAAAGCTTCAAGGCGGCCAACATCAGGCTTTAGAGGCTAAGGAGCGCGTGAAGATTTCCGATGAAACACGGGCTATGGCCTCCATTACCTATCAAAATTTATTTCTCAAGTTTCCTGTCTTGGCTGGTATGACCGGTACTGGTAAAACGGTAGAAGATGAGTTTGTCGATACGTATAATATGGAGGTTATTCGTATACCGACTCATCGACCTATCCTCCGAGAGGATCGGAAGGATTTGATTTATACCACCTTACCTGAAAAAATTACCGCTTCAATGCAGCTCATTAAACAACTTCATGCAAAAGGGCAGCCCATGTTGATTGTAACAGGCTCTGTCAGAATGTCTGAATTGTATTCAGAAATTCTTCTAATGGAATCCATTCCGCATAGTTTGCTCAATGCCCATAATGCAGCGAAAGAAGCACAGATGATTGCGGAAGCTGGTCAAATAGGAGCTGTTACTGTTGCGACGAATATGGCAGGCCGTGGTACGGATATTAAGTTAGGAGAAGGCGTAGCAGAATTGGGAGGTCTAGCAGTTATTGGAACAGAGCGCATGGCCAATGAACGCATGGATTTACAAATGCGGGGACGTTCTGGACGACAGGGTGATCCTGGTTTCAGTCAGTTTTTTGTCTCTCTTGAAGATGACTTGCTGATGAAACATGGAAGTGAATGGTGCCAGGAGTATTTTAAGAAGTATAGGGATTCTTGTAATCCTTTATCGCCAAAACAATTGTCCAATCGTCGTTTCGATAAGTATCTGACCCAAGCTCAAGATAAGAGTGAGGCGCTGGGTCGTAGCTCACGCCAGACGAGTTTGGCCTATGATGAAAGTGTCAAAGTTCAACGTGAGACCATTTATGCTCAACGGAATCGCCTGATTTATGCAAGCCAAGATGAGTTTCACTTACTGGATGTCATCACAGGGGTAATTGATGACTTTCTCGCGCAGGAGGAAGGATCAAGTGAATTTACTATCAAACGTTTTATCTTTGATAACCTCTCCTATCATAGCTCTTTGATTCACCAACAAATTGATTATCAGAATCCGAAGCAAGTTCGGTCTCACTTGTTGCAGATTGCACAGGAGGAATTGGAGCGTAAGAAAGACTTTCTCAAGCAGGACTTTGGCCAGTTCCAACGCGTGTCTATTTTGAAAGCTATTGATGAAGCTTGGATTGAGGAAGTGGACTACTTGCAGCAGCTGAGAGTAGTTGTTAGTGCACGTTCGACTGCCCAACGTAATCCGATTTACGAATACCATAGGGAAGCTTTGGAATCTTATAATCGCATGAAAAAAGAAGTTTATCAGCTGGTTGTACGACATATTCTCTTGAGTGAAGTTTCCTACAATAAAAAACAAGAAGTTGAGATTTATTTCGCATAA
- a CDS encoding peptidylprolyl isomerase produces MKKRLLLALATSLILTACTTNSTTTTSSTPSSAPAASSDTTATSQYAKDLAYAINNPDATFPQLTTEIADTEAAVLIKTSEGDIKLKLFPEQAPLAVENFLTHAKEGYYNGVIFHRVINGFMIQGGDPQGNGTGGESIWAGKDKNIDKGNGFMNEQSAFLYNIRGALSMANAGPNTNGSQFFINQNPKDTSGQLDASKYPTKIKEAYKKGGNPNLDGGYTVFGQVIEGMEIVDKIAATETDSKDKPKTDIKIEAIDIIKDVDVKK; encoded by the coding sequence ATGAAAAAACGACTATTACTTGCGCTTGCTACAAGCCTCATTCTAACAGCTTGTACGACTAACTCTACAACCACAACTTCTTCAACTCCTTCATCAGCCCCAGCCGCAAGCTCTGACACAACCGCTACCAGTCAATATGCCAAGGATTTGGCTTACGCTATTAACAATCCTGATGCGACTTTCCCACAATTGACAACGGAAATTGCAGATACGGAAGCCGCTGTTCTTATCAAGACCAGCGAAGGGGATATTAAATTGAAACTCTTCCCAGAACAAGCTCCCTTGGCCGTTGAAAATTTCCTGACCCATGCCAAAGAAGGCTATTACAATGGAGTGATTTTCCACCGTGTCATCAATGGATTTATGATTCAAGGCGGTGATCCTCAAGGAAATGGTACAGGCGGAGAATCCATTTGGGCTGGTAAAGACAAGAACATTGACAAAGGAAATGGCTTTATGAACGAACAGTCTGCCTTTCTCTACAATATCCGTGGTGCTTTATCCATGGCAAATGCTGGTCCAAATACCAACGGTAGCCAGTTCTTCATCAATCAAAATCCCAAAGATACTTCTGGACAGCTAGATGCTAGTAAATATCCAACCAAAATAAAAGAAGCCTACAAAAAGGGAGGAAATCCAAACCTAGACGGTGGTTATACGGTCTTTGGACAAGTGATTGAAGGCATGGAGATTGTAGATAAAATCGCAGCGACTGAGACAGACAGCAAAGACAAACCAAAAACAGACATTAAAATTGAAGCAATTGACATTATAAAGGATGTTGACGTAAAAAAATAA
- the gtfB gene encoding accessory Sec system glycosylation chaperone GtfB produces MINLFDHYHQQSWDLHFSLLKAGYTHPTVVIQDDGFLPEDVTSPYLYFTGFGEATGYPLYFNDLPLPRFWEIRSTNQQAEVFDLHEKKAIIHFSPAHHNRLVKTVDWLDSKGRVRFIDRYNRFGARFAQTTLSEQGESIKTSYYNRKQQEVIVEHHATGSILLQDGGKQHVFANREQFVAYYLQVAGFDLDRIFYNSLSTPFFVTLSLPGAGDDILFWQESIAEDIPGNMRFLFDQSPRTTKVVVQDKATYEKLLPLLTEAQRECVSYVGFLYPFKEEREEAQDALILTNSDQIEQLESLIQAVPDLQFHIAALTEMSGKLMRMGEYPNVQLYPNITVDKARELLKKSSIYLDINHHEEILSAVRAAFEHRLLIFAFNETLHHRQYVAPQQVFPATDVSAMVAQLKSCLEQPTFRYELLQAQGRQANVASEADYQNL; encoded by the coding sequence ATGATTAACCTATTTGACCATTATCACCAACAGAGTTGGGACTTACATTTTTCACTTTTAAAAGCTGGTTATACACATCCTACTGTAGTCATTCAAGACGATGGCTTTTTACCAGAGGATGTCACGTCGCCATATCTGTATTTTACGGGATTTGGGGAAGCAACAGGTTATCCACTCTACTTTAATGATTTGCCGCTGCCACGTTTTTGGGAAATTCGTTCAACAAATCAGCAGGCAGAAGTGTTTGATTTACATGAGAAAAAAGCGATTATTCATTTTTCTCCTGCACACCATAATCGTTTGGTTAAAACAGTAGATTGGTTAGATAGCAAGGGAAGAGTACGTTTTATCGATCGTTATAATCGCTTCGGAGCTCGATTTGCTCAGACAACCCTTTCTGAACAAGGTGAATCTATAAAAACCAGTTATTACAATCGCAAGCAGCAGGAAGTTATTGTCGAACATCATGCAACAGGTAGCATCTTACTGCAAGATGGAGGAAAACAGCATGTCTTTGCGAATCGTGAGCAATTTGTAGCCTATTATTTGCAGGTGGCTGGTTTTGATTTGGATCGTATTTTTTATAATTCCCTATCTACGCCATTTTTCGTTACTCTTTCTTTGCCAGGGGCTGGAGACGATATCCTCTTTTGGCAGGAATCAATTGCAGAGGACATTCCAGGAAATATGCGGTTCTTATTTGACCAATCACCACGTACAACAAAGGTCGTGGTACAAGATAAGGCAACCTATGAAAAGTTGCTCCCACTTTTGACAGAAGCCCAGCGTGAGTGCGTGTCGTATGTCGGCTTTCTGTATCCATTTAAGGAAGAGAGAGAAGAGGCACAGGATGCGCTTATTTTAACCAATTCGGATCAAATCGAACAACTAGAATCTCTCATTCAAGCCGTACCAGACTTGCAATTCCATATAGCAGCTCTGACAGAAATGTCTGGAAAATTGATGCGTATGGGAGAGTATCCAAATGTTCAATTGTATCCAAATATAACGGTAGATAAAGCGAGAGAATTGCTGAAAAAAAGTAGTATTTACCTAGATATCAATCATCATGAAGAGATTTTGTCGGCCGTCAGAGCAGCCTTTGAACATCGTTTATTGATTTTTGCCTTTAATGAAACACTTCACCATAGGCAGTATGTGGCACCCCAACAGGTCTTTCCAGCAACAGATGTGTCTGCTATGGTTGCGCAACTGAAATCTTGTTTGGAGCAGCCAACCTTTAGATACGAACTCTTACAAGCGCAAGGTCGACAGGCGAATGTGGCAAGTGAAGCAGATTATCAGAATCTTTAA
- the asp2 gene encoding accessory Sec system protein Asp2: protein MSKKKIRLLQIGRQNWQDEVDIPENIDWIYLQPHEILSFFESENAKLEARYQKEKAKFPKKKDIKRGKLRVDGVILTEVSYPSALLLLEKVVEPYHVFFSQDLTTSDPVLQEFLRRKLGQSADFSDKPFLLRTFSKIFFSGQFGQKMGIANFTVQTESERYLSHYEGNHYLVLDGEYGEDYRVVGSFLYGVPIYKDVQVELWQEFIKDASCEVKIRVRYIVDGSLDDIAEEWEFEGEDLQEPNGIETPHNGSLFVSILAKGKGFLKVGPLHYRWGRAGFGQFTLGGQRFSDSERREFNYFFHPGDFKPPLCVYFSGFRTAEGFEGYGMMKKLGTPMLLICDPRLEGGSFYMGTPEFERAISTITNQCLDYLGFSNKQLILSGMSMGTFGATYYGADLDPHAIILSKPIFSLGRTAALEKTIRPGGFPTSLDMLLHFEGDLSEEAQARFNQRFWNKIKSGHYTNTRFFIAYMKNDDYDYMAFQNLMEVFAHTDVQVVGKGWVGRHLDGSSETIPWFLNQYQRVLQIDFGRGER, encoded by the coding sequence ATGAGTAAAAAAAAGATTAGATTGCTCCAAATTGGTCGTCAAAATTGGCAAGATGAAGTAGATATTCCAGAAAATATTGATTGGATTTACCTACAGCCACACGAGATTCTTTCTTTTTTTGAGTCAGAAAATGCGAAACTAGAAGCTCGTTATCAAAAAGAAAAAGCAAAATTTCCTAAAAAGAAGGATATCAAGCGGGGAAAACTAAGAGTGGATGGTGTTATTTTAACCGAAGTTAGTTACCCGTCAGCATTATTACTGTTAGAGAAGGTTGTAGAACCTTACCATGTATTTTTCTCGCAAGACTTAACAACAAGTGATCCAGTTTTACAGGAATTTCTTCGTCGAAAATTGGGACAGTCGGCAGATTTTTCGGATAAACCCTTTTTGCTTCGAACTTTTTCTAAAATTTTTTTTAGCGGGCAATTCGGGCAAAAAATGGGAATTGCGAATTTTACTGTTCAGACAGAGTCTGAAAGATACCTTTCTCACTATGAGGGGAATCACTATCTTGTCTTAGATGGTGAGTATGGAGAAGACTACCGAGTGGTTGGTTCTTTTTTGTATGGTGTACCAATTTATAAAGATGTTCAGGTGGAATTATGGCAGGAATTTATCAAGGATGCCAGTTGTGAAGTGAAAATTCGAGTGAGGTATATTGTAGACGGATCCTTGGATGATATTGCAGAAGAATGGGAGTTTGAAGGGGAAGACCTGCAAGAACCAAACGGTATTGAGACTCCCCACAATGGCTCGCTTTTTGTTAGTATTTTAGCGAAAGGAAAAGGATTCTTGAAGGTAGGTCCCTTGCATTATCGGTGGGGGAGAGCAGGTTTTGGTCAATTTACCTTGGGTGGTCAACGTTTTTCTGATTCAGAGCGTAGAGAATTTAATTATTTCTTTCATCCTGGGGATTTTAAACCTCCCTTGTGTGTATATTTTTCAGGCTTTCGTACAGCAGAAGGTTTTGAAGGATATGGTATGATGAAAAAGTTAGGAACTCCGATGTTATTGATCTGTGATCCACGTTTGGAAGGTGGTTCTTTTTACATGGGCACACCAGAATTTGAAAGAGCCATTTCTACTATTACTAATCAGTGTTTGGACTATCTTGGCTTTTCTAATAAGCAGTTGATTCTATCCGGGATGTCAATGGGAACTTTTGGGGCTACTTACTATGGAGCGGACTTAGATCCGCATGCTATTATTTTATCCAAGCCTATTTTCAGTCTGGGTCGGACAGCCGCTCTAGAAAAGACCATCCGTCCCGGTGGATTTCCAACGTCGCTAGATATGCTACTGCATTTTGAAGGTGATTTGTCAGAAGAAGCACAAGCTCGCTTTAATCAACGTTTCTGGAATAAAATCAAATCGGGCCACTATACGAATACAAGGTTCTTTATTGCCTATATGAAAAACGACGACTATGATTATATGGCTTTTCAAAACTTAATGGAAGTCTTTGCTCATACCGATGTGCAGGTTGTAGGAAAAGGCTGGGTAGGTCGACATTTAGATGGTTCGAGTGAGACAATCCCTTGGTTTTTAAATCAATACCAGAGGGTACTACAGATAGATTTTGGTAGAGGAGAAAGGTAA
- the gtfA gene encoding accessory Sec system glycosyltransferase GtfA, producing the protein MTVYNINLGIGWASSGVEYAQAYRATVFRKIGIEAKFVFTDFFSQDNICDLTRNIGFRDDEIIWLYSYFTDIKVASTTVTIHDIREGFSGNIFREEKDNSTTRLFYGENDFLTVYHKGSDSELVRCVEIVSKGQLVRKDFYTYTKVFSEYYAPKENMATLYQRSFFNEDGSLAYEEIIGEKQSIYRLSDMICYSKEEFVAHFMKSLHLTTKDVVILDRATGVGQAVFANREPAKLGVVVHAEHYSANTVTEHTILWNNFYDYQFTYSDEVDFFLVATERQKEIMVAQFAQFEGRNPVIWTIPVGSLEQLRQPEVVRKAYSMVTASRLAAEKHIDWLIKAVITAHEQMPELTFDIYGAGGEEQKLRELISQGQAGSYIQLKGHKDLTDVYQEYEVYLAGSTSEGFGLTLLEAIGSGLPIIGFDVPYGNQTFVKEGRNGYLIPKYEANQESEIVAAFADRIVTLFQKQDLGSFQQVSYQVAADYLTVKVEEKWKQLIEEMTHD; encoded by the coding sequence ATGACAGTTTATAATATCAATTTGGGAATTGGCTGGGCCAGCAGTGGGGTAGAGTATGCTCAAGCCTATCGTGCTACTGTTTTTCGAAAAATTGGCATAGAGGCAAAATTTGTTTTTACAGACTTTTTTAGCCAAGATAACATCTGTGATTTAACCCGTAATATTGGTTTTCGTGATGATGAGATTATCTGGCTGTATAGCTATTTTACGGATATAAAGGTTGCATCAACAACAGTCACCATTCACGATATTCGGGAAGGATTTAGCGGGAATATTTTTCGGGAAGAAAAAGATAACTCGACTACTCGCCTCTTTTATGGTGAGAATGATTTTTTAACGGTCTACCATAAGGGGAGTGATTCAGAGCTTGTTCGTTGCGTGGAAATTGTATCAAAAGGGCAATTGGTCCGCAAGGATTTTTATACCTATACCAAGGTATTTAGCGAATATTACGCTCCCAAGGAAAATATGGCTACTCTGTATCAGCGCAGCTTTTTCAATGAAGATGGAAGTCTTGCCTATGAGGAAATTATCGGTGAAAAACAGTCTATTTATCGTTTGTCAGATATGATTTGCTACTCTAAGGAAGAATTTGTGGCTCATTTTATGAAGTCATTACATCTAACAACGAAAGATGTTGTCATTTTAGACCGAGCAACGGGTGTAGGTCAGGCAGTATTTGCCAATCGTGAGCCTGCAAAACTAGGTGTAGTTGTCCATGCAGAACATTACAGCGCAAATACGGTAACAGAACATACAATCCTATGGAATAACTTTTATGATTACCAATTCACCTACTCAGATGAGGTTGATTTTTTCCTAGTTGCTACTGAGCGTCAAAAGGAAATCATGGTGGCACAATTTGCACAATTTGAAGGCCGAAATCCAGTGATCTGGACGATTCCAGTTGGTAGTTTAGAGCAACTGCGCCAACCAGAAGTAGTGAGAAAAGCGTATTCTATGGTCACAGCTTCTCGCTTAGCTGCAGAAAAGCATATTGATTGGTTGATTAAGGCGGTCATCACGGCTCATGAGCAAATGCCAGAGCTCACCTTTGATATTTATGGAGCAGGTGGAGAAGAGCAAAAACTTCGGGAATTGATTTCTCAGGGTCAGGCAGGAAGCTATATTCAGTTGAAGGGCCATAAAGATTTAACAGATGTCTACCAAGAATATGAGGTCTACTTGGCTGGTTCAACTAGTGAAGGCTTTGGATTGACCCTCCTTGAAGCAATTGGTTCTGGGCTTCCTATCATTGGATTTGATGTGCCTTATGGCAATCAGACTTTTGTTAAGGAAGGAAGAAATGGTTATTTAATCCCTAAATACGAAGCGAATCAAGAGTCAGAGATTGTAGCTGCCTTTGCGGATAGGATTGTGACCCTATTTCAAAAACAAGATTTAGGAAGTTTCCAGCAAGTTTCTTATCAGGTAGCGGCAGACTATCTAACTGTAAAAGTCGAAGAGAAGTGGAAGCAACTGATAGAGGAGATGACGCATGATTAA
- a CDS encoding PspC domain-containing protein, whose amino-acid sequence MQKRLMRDRYDVKIAGVCAGIAKYFDLDPTLVRVIWGVLAFAYGFGVIPYLICWWVMPVDNGQDDDQEIIF is encoded by the coding sequence ATGCAAAAACGATTGATGCGTGATCGATATGATGTAAAAATTGCAGGAGTATGTGCGGGAATTGCCAAGTATTTTGACTTGGACCCGACTCTTGTGCGTGTGATATGGGGAGTTTTAGCCTTTGCCTATGGCTTTGGTGTCATTCCTTATTTAATCTGTTGGTGGGTAATGCCAGTTGATAATGGACAAGATGATGACCAAGAGATTATTTTTTAA
- a CDS encoding DUF2500 domain-containing protein produces the protein MGTLSMIPVWFLLVFAIVIGMFLWRLGSSLFEALRNNASPKEVLSAKLISKRTHVHGNEGAYTAYYVTFELDNGERREFRVKSQIYALSAEGDKGEVTFQGTRFLDFKRLD, from the coding sequence ATGGGTACATTATCAATGATTCCTGTTTGGTTTTTGTTAGTCTTTGCGATTGTTATTGGAATGTTCCTATGGCGACTGGGCAGCTCTCTTTTTGAAGCTCTGCGAAACAATGCTTCTCCCAAGGAGGTTTTGTCTGCTAAGCTGATTAGCAAACGAACGCATGTGCATGGCAATGAGGGAGCCTATACTGCTTACTATGTCACCTTTGAATTAGACAATGGTGAACGCCGGGAATTTCGGGTGAAAAGCCAAATCTATGCCCTATCTGCTGAAGGTGACAAGGGTGAAGTAACCTTCCAAGGGACACGCTTTCTTGACTTTAAGAGGCTTGACTAG